One region of Nitrospira sp. genomic DNA includes:
- a CDS encoding PilZ domain-containing protein, translated as MIQPLTCPQCGQDNVFRSRCSTLMERLQSLACIAPFHCQSCSFRFQAFRLGRRYPAQMLDRRKHLRIPVHLFLSFSGGKVRGEGTVLDISMGGCIIESQAPVHVDDIFYLQIALENDQTPLEVAAMVRSVSSRGIAFKFLRSAQENKRLLAFVHAKTESSGAGSSS; from the coding sequence ATGATCCAACCCCTCACGTGTCCGCAGTGCGGCCAAGACAATGTGTTTCGTTCACGCTGCTCCACGCTGATGGAGCGGTTGCAGTCGCTTGCTTGTATTGCCCCGTTCCATTGTCAGTCTTGTAGCTTCCGTTTCCAGGCCTTCCGATTGGGACGCCGGTATCCGGCGCAGATGCTCGATCGGCGAAAACATCTGCGTATTCCTGTGCACCTGTTTTTGTCTTTCTCCGGCGGCAAAGTTAGGGGAGAAGGAACCGTCTTGGACATTTCGATGGGCGGGTGCATCATCGAGAGCCAAGCTCCGGTGCACGTGGATGATATTTTTTATCTTCAGATCGCGCTTGAGAATGACCAGACGCCGCTCGAAGTGGCTGCGATGGTTCGGTCTGTGAGTTCCCGCGGTATTGCATTCAAGTTTCTTCGGTCGGCGCAAGAAAACAAACGGCTGCTCGCGTTTGTGCACGCCAAAACTGAATCTTCCGGAGCAGGGTCCTCCAGCTAG
- a CDS encoding LemA family protein — translation MVMSLMRSMGGVVLLAAVLALSGCGYNDLQGLDEDTKAAWSEVINQYQRRADLIPNLVNTVKGYAAHEKDTLESVVQARAKATSVQVTPELLKDEAAFKKFQEAQQGLSSALGRLLALAENYPNLKADQGFRDLQSQLEGTENRIAVARKRYIDKVAEFNKMIRYFPTNLTAKFLLHLEEKANFTVADEKAVAKPPEVKF, via the coding sequence ATGGTCATGTCATTGATGCGTTCGATGGGCGGAGTCGTGCTGCTTGCGGCAGTGCTGGCCCTGTCCGGCTGCGGCTATAACGACTTGCAAGGTCTTGACGAGGATACCAAGGCGGCTTGGAGTGAAGTGATCAACCAATATCAGCGGCGGGCCGATTTAATCCCGAATCTGGTGAATACGGTGAAGGGATATGCCGCGCATGAGAAGGATACGTTAGAAAGCGTCGTGCAAGCGCGTGCTAAGGCGACCAGCGTTCAGGTGACGCCGGAGTTGCTCAAGGACGAAGCCGCCTTCAAAAAGTTCCAAGAGGCGCAGCAGGGTCTCTCGAGTGCGCTGGGGCGGTTGCTTGCCTTGGCCGAGAATTATCCCAATCTCAAGGCGGATCAAGGGTTCCGCGACCTTCAGAGCCAACTCGAAGGCACTGAGAATCGCATCGCCGTGGCACGCAAGCGGTACATCGACAAGGTTGCAGAATTCAACAAGATGATTCGTTATTTCCCCACCAATCTCACCGCCAAGTTTCTCCTGCATCTGGAGGAGAAGGCCAATTTCACCGTGGCTGACGAAAAGGCGGTGGCCAAGCCGCCCGAAGTAAAATTCTAA
- a CDS encoding TPM domain-containing protein — MRLLGRTGWGLLIGWLWLTGVASLPAAALDVPPLSGRIVDQAHALPPAVAERLSADLAAHEANTSNQVAVLIIPSLEGEPLFDFSHRVATAWKLGRKGTDNGVLLLVSIKDRKIRIEVGYGLEGVLTDARSAQIIRNEIVPRFRAGDVPAGVTAGVQAILRTIEGTYLAPEHPAGTPSSSDAFATAAFAVILGVVVGLFFSRAHRVLGPVVGGGLSFLAAPWVIPAVMAGAVSLVLVGLLSRLGPSSGSRRRGDGGAFDGTWFSTQQGGWGSGGLGGSFGGSGGFSGGGGDFGGGGASGDW, encoded by the coding sequence ATGCGGCTGCTGGGGCGAACAGGGTGGGGGCTCCTCATCGGGTGGCTCTGGCTCACAGGGGTGGCGAGCCTCCCAGCTGCAGCGCTGGATGTGCCGCCTCTCAGCGGGCGCATCGTGGATCAGGCGCACGCCTTGCCGCCTGCCGTCGCAGAGCGACTCTCAGCCGATCTGGCGGCACACGAAGCCAACACCTCCAATCAGGTGGCGGTCCTCATCATTCCATCGTTAGAGGGTGAGCCGCTGTTTGATTTTTCCCATCGTGTCGCGACGGCGTGGAAGCTGGGCCGCAAGGGGACCGATAACGGAGTTCTCCTGCTCGTCTCGATCAAGGATCGTAAAATTCGCATAGAGGTGGGCTACGGATTGGAGGGAGTCCTGACGGATGCAAGGTCGGCTCAGATTATCCGGAATGAGATTGTGCCAAGATTTCGAGCCGGAGATGTTCCGGCCGGTGTGACGGCCGGTGTCCAAGCCATCTTGCGCACCATTGAAGGGACCTACCTTGCACCGGAACATCCGGCGGGTACTCCTTCTTCCAGCGATGCCTTCGCCACTGCGGCCTTCGCGGTGATTCTGGGAGTCGTGGTTGGTCTCTTCTTCTCACGCGCTCATCGAGTGCTGGGGCCTGTTGTCGGGGGAGGCCTTTCGTTTCTGGCTGCCCCATGGGTGATACCGGCAGTGATGGCCGGGGCCGTGAGCCTGGTTCTGGTCGGCCTGCTGAGTAGGCTGGGACCAAGTAGCGGATCACGCAGGCGGGGAGACGGCGGTGCGTTTGACGGGACCTGGTTCAGCACGCAACAAGGCGGATGGGGGTCCGGTGGTCTCGGGGGGTCGTTTGGAGGATCCGGTGGCTTCTCCGGCGGTGGAGGTGATTTCGGAGGAGGAGGCGCTAGTGGCGACTGGTAG
- a CDS encoding TPM domain-containing protein — MATGRRPALTDEERARVEAAVQAAEQRTSAEIVPMIVGRSGVYREAHHRAGLLSAVLALTTLLTTETTWLPWGWHAANAVWLLGVTMLAYALGAWVGIWPPVLRFFTSRERMHRKVQLRAQLAFAQHGLAQTRERTGLLLLVSLLERQVSVLADQSLRDGISDAEWQEVVAVVVERLKVGDLVGGLCCGIEASGMLLARTCPVRDGDNPDELSNQVIQDT; from the coding sequence GTGGCGACTGGTAGACGGCCGGCGCTGACCGATGAAGAACGCGCGCGTGTCGAGGCGGCGGTGCAGGCGGCCGAACAACGAACCAGCGCGGAAATTGTGCCGATGATCGTCGGGCGCTCCGGTGTATATCGTGAGGCGCACCATCGTGCCGGGCTACTGAGCGCGGTGCTCGCCTTGACGACGCTGCTGACGACCGAAACCACGTGGCTCCCGTGGGGGTGGCATGCGGCGAATGCCGTCTGGTTGCTGGGGGTGACCATGCTGGCCTATGCCCTCGGAGCCTGGGTCGGGATATGGCCTCCGGTGCTGCGATTTTTCACCTCCCGCGAACGGATGCATCGGAAGGTGCAGTTACGGGCGCAATTAGCGTTTGCTCAGCATGGTCTCGCGCAGACCCGTGAGCGAACAGGACTTCTGCTGCTGGTCTCCCTACTCGAACGGCAGGTCTCTGTGTTGGCAGACCAATCATTGCGCGATGGAATCTCGGATGCGGAGTGGCAGGAGGTTGTTGCCGTCGTCGTCGAACGACTGAAGGTTGGTGATCTGGTCGGCGGCCTGTGCTGCGGCATCGAAGCCAGCGGAATGCTCCTTGCGCGCACCTGTCCTGTGCGTGACGGCGACAATCCCGATGAGCTATCGAATCAGGTGATTCAGGATACGTGA
- the murJ gene encoding murein biosynthesis integral membrane protein MurJ: MSDPAESVEPSRPAPDETRSVVKAAGLIGVATFSSRILGFVRDMVLARLFGATPAADAFFVAYRIPNLLRELFAEGSMSAAFIPVFTEYHTLKTKRDAWELASATFTTLLTIVTAVTLLGILAAPGIVWLLAPGFRGSPDKLALTTLLTQMMFPYLIFISLAALAMGILNSLRAFAAPAFSPVFFNIATIACMLFLSPWLPEPIIGVAIGIVVGGVAQFAMQLPGLKGRGMLFGLRLQPGHPGVKRIGWLMVPSLLGLSVTQINITVSTILASYFAGGPTYLFYGMRLIQFPLGIFGVALATAILPTLSAQAARGALDELRTTIGFGLRMIFFIILPAMVGLILLRHPIVHLVFEHGSFTKADTLATATALLCYAVGLWAFAGVRIIVSAFYSLQDTRTPAVTAGIAVGANILLSLWLMTLLDAAGLALATALASMLNGSILVAVLYRRLGRVDWGSIVRSAFRVLGACIPVAVMCLWVANASLWERDGAWVVKSAALFGGIGVSVIGYLGVHIMLGSEELDVMLGMVKRKLGRVAKKFGAT, encoded by the coding sequence ATGTCGGATCCCGCCGAGTCCGTTGAACCATCTCGACCAGCTCCGGATGAAACCCGTTCCGTCGTCAAGGCGGCGGGCCTCATCGGCGTGGCGACCTTTTCCAGCCGTATCCTCGGTTTTGTCCGCGACATGGTGTTAGCGAGACTCTTTGGCGCGACCCCGGCGGCCGACGCGTTCTTTGTCGCATACCGCATCCCCAATTTATTGCGGGAACTGTTCGCTGAAGGCTCGATGTCCGCCGCCTTTATTCCGGTCTTTACCGAATATCACACCCTGAAGACCAAGCGGGATGCCTGGGAACTGGCCAGTGCCACCTTCACGACGCTGCTGACAATCGTCACCGCCGTGACCCTGCTGGGCATTCTGGCGGCACCCGGGATTGTCTGGCTCCTTGCCCCGGGTTTCCGCGGAAGTCCGGATAAGCTGGCGCTGACGACGCTGTTGACGCAGATGATGTTTCCCTATCTGATCTTCATCAGCCTGGCGGCCCTGGCGATGGGGATTCTGAACTCGCTGCGCGCCTTTGCGGCGCCGGCTTTCTCGCCGGTGTTTTTCAATATTGCTACCATTGCCTGCATGCTGTTCCTCTCGCCCTGGTTGCCGGAGCCCATCATCGGCGTGGCGATCGGCATCGTCGTCGGGGGGGTGGCGCAATTTGCGATGCAGTTGCCGGGATTAAAAGGCCGGGGAATGTTGTTCGGTCTGCGGTTACAACCCGGCCATCCGGGCGTGAAGCGTATCGGGTGGCTGATGGTGCCATCGTTGCTGGGCTTGTCGGTGACGCAGATCAATATCACCGTGAGTACGATCCTGGCCTCGTATTTTGCCGGTGGCCCGACCTATTTGTTTTACGGTATGCGGCTCATCCAGTTTCCGCTCGGCATATTCGGCGTGGCACTCGCGACGGCGATTCTTCCGACGCTCTCCGCGCAGGCCGCCCGTGGGGCCTTGGATGAATTGCGGACAACGATCGGGTTCGGCCTTCGGATGATTTTTTTCATCATTTTGCCCGCGATGGTGGGGTTGATCCTCTTGCGGCACCCGATCGTGCATCTGGTGTTCGAGCATGGATCGTTCACCAAAGCCGATACGCTGGCGACGGCGACGGCGCTCCTCTGTTATGCCGTCGGGTTGTGGGCCTTTGCCGGAGTGCGTATTATCGTCTCCGCGTTTTATTCTCTACAGGATACGAGGACACCGGCGGTCACTGCGGGGATTGCGGTCGGGGCGAATATTCTATTGTCCCTGTGGTTGATGACGCTGCTGGATGCCGCGGGGCTGGCGCTGGCCACGGCGCTGGCTTCCATGCTGAACGGGAGTATTTTGGTGGCCGTGTTGTACCGGCGTCTGGGGCGTGTCGATTGGGGTTCGATTGTACGGTCGGCTTTTCGAGTGTTAGGGGCCTGCATTCCGGTCGCCGTGATGTGCCTCTGGGTCGCGAATGCGTCCCTGTGGGAGCGCGACGGCGCGTGGGTCGTGAAATCCGCAGCCTTGTTTGGTGGAATCGGAGTCAGCGTCATCGGATATCTCGGGGTGCATATTATGCTCGGTTCGGAGGAATTGGACGTGATGCTAGGAATGGTGAAGCGGAAATTGGGCCGGGTCGCGAAGAAGTTTGGGGCAACCTGA
- a CDS encoding methylated-DNA--[protein]-cysteine S-methyltransferase, which translates to MTHAITFQTAWGLIRITASEKGVTSIDLSPSDPAALQQPAEASGAAASIVEEARVQLLAYIAGTRREFSFPVDCSAGTPFQRKVWKAITRIPYGRVRSYQWVAMRVGGKQYARAVGMALGANPVPIVVPCHRIVSHDGSLGGFSCGLPLKRRLLNLEGTLNQLRNAQ; encoded by the coding sequence ATGACGCATGCAATCACGTTTCAGACCGCTTGGGGCTTGATCCGTATTACGGCTTCCGAGAAGGGCGTGACCTCCATTGATTTGTCGCCATCGGATCCTGCTGCGCTGCAACAACCGGCTGAAGCTAGCGGCGCAGCCGCATCGATCGTGGAAGAGGCGCGAGTGCAGCTTCTGGCGTATATTGCGGGTACGCGTCGTGAGTTTTCTTTTCCGGTGGATTGTTCGGCCGGCACGCCGTTTCAACGGAAGGTCTGGAAGGCGATCACGCGGATTCCCTATGGCCGGGTGCGGTCCTATCAATGGGTCGCCATGCGTGTGGGTGGTAAGCAGTATGCCAGGGCGGTGGGGATGGCGCTCGGAGCCAACCCGGTCCCCATTGTAGTGCCCTGTCACCGGATCGTCTCACATGACGGTTCTCTGGGTGGGTTTTCTTGCGGATTGCCGTTGAAGCGTCGCCTGCTGAATTTGGAAGGCACATTGAATCAACTGCGGAATGCGCAGTGA
- a CDS encoding D-tyrosyl-tRNA(Tyr) deacylase, with the protein MKAVIQRVTRAAVEVEGRIVGRIGAGLLVLLGVAKGDAERDLLYLVEKLQTLRIFGDEQGKMNRTLAEAGGALLVVSQFTLLGDTTKGRRPGFDLAAPPEQARALYEEVVSRLRAKGLTVETGNFGAHMQVELLNDGPVTFLLDSRVGSAAPPLKS; encoded by the coding sequence ATGAAGGCCGTCATTCAACGGGTCACACGCGCGGCAGTTGAGGTGGAGGGCCGGATCGTCGGCCGGATCGGCGCAGGTCTCTTGGTGCTGTTGGGCGTCGCGAAAGGTGATGCCGAGCGCGACCTGCTGTATCTCGTCGAGAAGCTTCAGACCCTGCGGATCTTCGGCGACGAACAGGGGAAGATGAATCGTACGCTCGCCGAGGCTGGCGGGGCGCTGCTGGTCGTTTCGCAATTTACGCTGCTCGGCGATACGACCAAGGGGAGACGGCCAGGGTTCGACCTAGCTGCTCCGCCGGAGCAGGCGCGTGCATTGTACGAAGAGGTCGTGAGCCGGCTTCGGGCGAAGGGCCTGACGGTGGAAACCGGGAATTTCGGGGCGCACATGCAAGTGGAATTGCTCAACGACGGTCCGGTAACATTTCTGTTGGACAGCCGAGTCGGATCGGCAGCTCCGCCGCTCAAGTCTTGA
- a CDS encoding isoaspartyl peptidase/L-asparaginase: MKRSRPILLIHGGAGRRAMTVAQAACVEAALAEGHRLLMAGTPALSVVEEAVRLLEESGLFNAGRGSNRQLDGVRRMDASIMEGRDLRAGAVASIEGIVHPITAARLVMEKTAHVLLVGQSASRFADYFGLERAPRAKRTAGPQSKELRPRDGLKHTLRLHQAIMQRGRLRARSLGKETVGAVALDLAGTVAAGASTGGVDVMLPGRVGDTPLIGCGVYADNEAGAVSMTGLGESIIRVAVAKEISDLLASGLSPLVAANRVLRKVVERIHGAAGVLVLSPDGRFAIRHSTPNMVAGVIGRDGRPHVNGRFA; the protein is encoded by the coding sequence TTGAAACGCTCACGACCGATCCTGCTCATTCACGGTGGCGCGGGACGCCGCGCCATGACCGTCGCTCAAGCGGCCTGCGTCGAGGCCGCCCTGGCCGAGGGCCATCGTTTGCTCATGGCCGGTACTCCGGCGCTGTCTGTGGTGGAAGAAGCCGTTCGCCTGCTGGAGGAGTCAGGCCTGTTCAATGCAGGGCGAGGCTCGAACCGTCAGCTCGATGGAGTGCGGCGTATGGATGCGTCGATAATGGAAGGGCGCGATCTGCGGGCGGGGGCTGTGGCCTCCATCGAGGGCATCGTTCATCCCATTACCGCCGCGCGACTGGTGATGGAAAAAACGGCCCATGTATTGCTGGTCGGGCAATCCGCTTCCCGCTTTGCGGACTATTTCGGCTTGGAGCGCGCGCCCCGTGCCAAGCGGACGGCAGGGCCACAGTCCAAGGAATTGAGGCCGCGGGACGGGCTGAAGCACACGTTGCGCTTGCATCAGGCGATCATGCAGCGGGGCCGCCTCCGTGCGCGCAGCTTGGGCAAGGAAACCGTGGGCGCGGTGGCCTTGGATCTCGCCGGAACGGTGGCTGCCGGCGCATCGACCGGCGGGGTGGATGTGATGCTGCCGGGCCGGGTCGGCGATACGCCGTTGATCGGATGCGGGGTCTATGCCGACAATGAGGCCGGAGCGGTCTCCATGACTGGATTAGGGGAGAGCATCATTCGAGTAGCCGTTGCGAAGGAGATCAGCGATCTGTTGGCGAGCGGGTTGAGTCCGCTGGTAGCGGCGAATCGGGTACTGCGGAAGGTCGTGGAGCGTATTCACGGTGCGGCCGGGGTGCTGGTGCTCTCGCCCGATGGCCGGTTCGCCATTCGGCACAGTACGCCGAACATGGTGGCCGGTGTGATCGGGCGCGACGGCCGCCCACATGTGAACGGGCGGTTTGCCTAG
- a CDS encoding VOC family protein, producing MPALFHLAFPVHDLAAAKQFYVDGLGCVLGRESSSAVTFGLAGHQLVAHLSTQSTVPQKGVYPRHFGLVLTQEEEWQALADRAQANDLRFYQQPRRRFPGTRIEHRTFFLEDPSGNLLEFKYYMHESAIFGERDYNSVGEST from the coding sequence ATGCCGGCACTCTTTCACCTCGCATTTCCTGTCCACGATCTCGCCGCAGCCAAGCAATTTTACGTCGATGGTCTCGGTTGTGTGCTGGGTCGGGAATCCTCCTCCGCCGTTACCTTCGGACTAGCCGGGCACCAGTTGGTCGCCCATCTCTCTACCCAGTCGACAGTGCCGCAGAAGGGCGTCTATCCGCGTCATTTCGGGCTGGTGTTGACGCAGGAAGAGGAATGGCAGGCGCTGGCCGATCGCGCGCAGGCCAATGACCTCAGGTTTTATCAGCAGCCACGCCGCCGGTTTCCCGGGACACGGATCGAGCATCGCACATTTTTTCTGGAAGACCCGTCAGGAAATCTGCTCGAATTTAAATATTACATGCACGAGTCGGCGATTTTTGGAGAGCGGGACTACAACTCAGTCGGCGAATCCACGTAG
- the mtgA gene encoding monofunctional biosynthetic peptidoglycan transglycosylase: MSKSTGSLFGRMLLWGTILVGFPAAALALYWLVTLPDVSHLTKHHPTETAVMEARRAQAKEQGHPLHIKFSWVPLARIAPALQRAVVAAEDASFFAHEGFDWEGIKDAALYNLEVGEFKRGGSTITQQLAKNLYLSSERSLLRKAREALITRSLEHHLTKERILELYLNVAEWGQGVFGAEAAARHHFGKSAKELTIDEAALLAAILPSPRRYDPIRHTAYLNRRQHHIVRWLERGNSRKAPSINRIPSENLEVVPVE; the protein is encoded by the coding sequence ATGAGCAAGTCAACTGGCAGCCTGTTCGGCCGAATGCTGTTGTGGGGGACCATCCTGGTCGGTTTCCCCGCAGCCGCATTGGCGCTGTATTGGCTGGTGACGCTGCCGGACGTCTCCCATCTGACCAAACATCACCCCACGGAAACAGCGGTCATGGAAGCCCGGCGGGCTCAGGCCAAGGAACAAGGCCATCCTCTGCACATCAAATTCTCCTGGGTCCCTCTGGCTCGAATCGCGCCCGCCCTTCAGCGCGCCGTGGTGGCGGCCGAAGACGCCTCGTTCTTCGCGCACGAAGGATTCGATTGGGAAGGCATCAAAGATGCGGCGCTCTACAACCTGGAGGTCGGCGAATTCAAGCGCGGCGGCAGCACCATCACCCAGCAGCTGGCGAAGAATCTGTACCTCTCGTCTGAACGCTCCCTGCTACGGAAGGCCCGCGAAGCCCTCATCACCCGTTCCCTGGAACATCATTTGACGAAGGAACGGATTTTGGAATTGTATTTGAATGTCGCGGAATGGGGGCAGGGCGTATTCGGCGCGGAAGCGGCCGCGCGGCACCATTTCGGGAAATCGGCCAAGGAGCTGACGATCGACGAAGCGGCGCTACTGGCCGCGATTCTTCCCTCCCCGCGCCGGTATGACCCGATCCGCCATACCGCCTACTTGAATCGACGGCAGCACCACATCGTCCGATGGCTGGAACGGGGGAACAGCCGGAAAGCGCCCTCGATTAACCGAATCCCTTCGGAGAACCTCGAAGTAGTCCCCGTGGAGTAA
- a CDS encoding YihA family ribosome biogenesis GTP-binding protein — protein sequence MKLLSAEFIKSSVSPEQFPPDRLPEIAFVGRSNVGKSSLINSLLHRKKLAKVSKTPGKTRAVNFFTVRTSDPKLSLLSLVDLPGYGYAKVSKTMRAQWGPMIEQYLEQRQSLGAVILLIEARVWMPQDVMTVQWVQSLGCGMIIVLTKADKLRQSERAPSLAAVRTACGLGPEVPIVLYSAETHEGRDALWGEIRTQFKT from the coding sequence ATGAAATTACTCAGCGCTGAGTTTATCAAAAGTTCGGTCTCCCCAGAACAGTTTCCTCCCGACCGATTGCCGGAGATCGCCTTCGTCGGACGATCCAATGTCGGGAAGTCCTCGTTGATCAATTCCCTGCTTCACCGCAAGAAGTTGGCCAAGGTCAGCAAGACGCCGGGGAAAACGCGAGCCGTTAACTTTTTCACGGTCCGCACCTCGGATCCGAAGCTCTCCCTGCTGTCGCTGGTCGACCTGCCCGGATACGGGTACGCCAAGGTCTCCAAAACCATGCGGGCGCAATGGGGGCCGATGATCGAGCAGTATCTCGAACAGCGACAATCCCTCGGCGCTGTGATTCTGTTGATTGAGGCACGTGTGTGGATGCCGCAGGATGTGATGACGGTGCAGTGGGTGCAGTCCCTCGGGTGCGGCATGATCATCGTCCTGACGAAAGCCGATAAATTGCGGCAAAGTGAGCGGGCGCCCAGCCTCGCTGCCGTGCGGACTGCTTGCGGATTGGGGCCCGAGGTGCCGATTGTGCTCTACTCGGCTGAAACGCATGAGGGGCGGGACGCCTTGTGGGGCGAGATTCGTACGCAGTTTAAAACTTGA
- a CDS encoding peptidyl-prolyl cis-trans isomerase: MNDQSLFARTCLHGYRLFSSLRDRRSPGPARSATGFTTLGALIFCLCLLFILISNAEAAKLEDRIVAVVNTDLIMLSELKRDLLPEQDRLRKLYKGEDLERRLKTAEAMGVTKMIERKLQLQAAKNKGVDVSDQEVVQAVEEMKKQGEAIDSADPNTARSIREQLTLMRVVDREVRGLIMVADSEMKRYYHEHQDRFAYPEEYQLSQILIKPRTPDGLSAAHGRAEALLATLKQGEPFEDLALRFSDGADASRGGRLGLVRQGELIPALEQALTSVDVGQITGIVETSEGLHIVRVDDKKPRQFRPFEQVKAEIQSLVFQQKTEDQYQIWMADLKNKAYIEIKF; the protein is encoded by the coding sequence ATGAACGATCAATCGCTGTTCGCCCGCACCTGCCTCCACGGCTACAGGCTCTTCTCGTCCCTGAGGGACAGGCGTTCCCCCGGACCCGCTCGCAGCGCAACCGGGTTCACCACCCTTGGTGCGCTCATTTTCTGCCTCTGCCTACTCTTCATCCTGATTTCCAATGCGGAGGCCGCCAAGCTGGAAGACCGCATTGTCGCGGTCGTCAATACCGACCTGATCATGCTGTCCGAATTGAAACGCGACCTCCTTCCCGAGCAGGACCGGCTGCGCAAGCTGTACAAAGGCGAAGACCTGGAGCGCCGCCTCAAGACGGCTGAGGCCATGGGCGTCACGAAAATGATCGAGCGGAAACTGCAGTTGCAAGCCGCGAAGAACAAAGGTGTGGACGTGTCCGATCAGGAAGTCGTGCAGGCGGTCGAAGAGATGAAGAAACAGGGCGAGGCCATCGACAGCGCCGATCCGAACACCGCCAGGAGCATTCGCGAACAGTTGACCTTGATGCGAGTTGTCGACCGCGAAGTCCGCGGCCTGATTATGGTGGCGGACTCGGAAATGAAACGGTATTACCATGAGCACCAGGACCGGTTTGCCTACCCCGAGGAATACCAACTCAGCCAAATCCTGATCAAGCCGCGCACGCCGGACGGCCTCTCCGCCGCCCATGGACGAGCCGAAGCGCTTCTGGCAACCCTCAAGCAAGGTGAACCGTTCGAGGATCTCGCCCTGCGCTTTTCCGACGGCGCGGATGCCTCGCGCGGCGGGCGGCTCGGCCTAGTCCGACAAGGCGAATTGATTCCCGCGCTGGAACAGGCGCTGACGTCCGTGGACGTGGGGCAGATTACGGGCATTGTGGAGACGTCGGAAGGGCTGCACATCGTGCGGGTCGACGACAAAAAGCCGCGCCAGTTCCGGCCGTTTGAACAGGTGAAGGCCGAAATTCAATCCCTCGTGTTTCAGCAGAAGACCGAAGATCAGTACCAGATCTGGATGGCCGACCTGAAAAACAAGGCCTACATCGAGATCAAGTTTTAA
- a CDS encoding peptidylprolyl isomerase codes for MTPPRTRQISFWQTRLTSAALGLCALGSLAACTEPPQEEPVIAMINGRSITQSEFDIRWEDLSQATRARYEKEGGKRRFLDELIMRELLMQEARKQGLDQSDEIREKTLRYREQLILDELLKDRIKTKVEVSKEELDAYLGKHANQLLANPKVQVSIMLLPNVYAAKDLKRQVEAGGNFTRFALRYSIDERSRAKGGDLGPYKKGLLEPEVDALIPSLHPGVISDPIKTAQGYYLVKVSPLEPEILQADQATRERLRQELLAEKRRKRLDDVFAELRTGATIRLADAARYVTDEPPRP; via the coding sequence ATGACGCCACCGCGCACACGACAGATTTCATTCTGGCAGACACGATTGACCAGCGCCGCGCTGGGTCTCTGCGCGCTCGGGTCGTTGGCCGCCTGCACCGAACCACCGCAGGAAGAGCCGGTGATCGCGATGATCAACGGCCGATCCATTACTCAATCCGAATTCGACATCCGCTGGGAAGACCTGTCGCAGGCCACGCGCGCGCGCTACGAAAAGGAAGGCGGGAAACGCCGATTTTTGGATGAATTGATCATGCGCGAACTGCTGATGCAGGAAGCGCGCAAGCAGGGTTTGGATCAGTCCGATGAGATTCGCGAAAAGACCCTGCGCTACCGCGAGCAGCTGATTCTGGATGAGTTGCTCAAAGACCGGATCAAGACCAAGGTCGAAGTCAGCAAAGAGGAACTGGACGCCTATCTGGGGAAACACGCCAATCAGCTCCTGGCCAATCCCAAGGTGCAAGTGTCGATTATGCTGCTGCCGAACGTCTATGCGGCCAAGGACCTCAAACGGCAGGTCGAAGCGGGCGGTAACTTCACGCGATTCGCCCTCCGGTATTCAATCGACGAACGCAGCCGTGCCAAAGGCGGCGATCTGGGCCCCTATAAGAAAGGTCTGCTGGAGCCGGAAGTCGATGCGCTGATTCCTTCTCTGCACCCCGGAGTCATCAGCGATCCGATCAAGACCGCGCAGGGCTATTACCTCGTGAAGGTCAGCCCCCTGGAGCCGGAAATTCTGCAGGCGGACCAGGCCACCCGCGAACGACTCCGCCAGGAACTGTTGGCCGAGAAACGCCGGAAACGTCTGGACGATGTGTTTGCCGAACTTCGCACCGGCGCCACGATCCGCCTGGCCGACGCAGCTCGTTACGTGACCGATGAACCACCGCGCCCGTAA